In Sinorhizobium numidicum, the following proteins share a genomic window:
- a CDS encoding nucleotide sugar dehydrogenase, translating into MTSPHHDRLLESISLRTAHVAVIGLGYVGLPLAIAVARSGFSVTGFDIDPAKIIALEGGRSYIEAVSEDALGREVVAGRFRSTIDFAELGLCDVIVICVPTPLTKHRDPDLSFVEKTSRSIASVLRPGQLVALESTTYPGTTDGVVRSILEETGLKSGVDFFLGFSPEREDPGNRAFETANIPKVVAGDGPLAAALMERFYAAVVKTVVPVSSNATAEAVKLTENIFRAVNIALVNELKVVYEAMGIDVWEVIEAAKTKPFGYMPFYPGPGLGGHCIPIDPFYLTWKSREYELPTRFIELAGEINSAMPRHVVGRLAEALDRKQGKALSRSKILIIGLAYKKNVPDIRESPSLRLIELIEERGGNAAFYDPHVEEIPSTREHIALKGRHSVAFDEETIRGFDAVLVATDHDAIDYSALANWAPLIVDTRNVFARRGLTAEHIVKA; encoded by the coding sequence TTGACCTCCCCGCATCACGACAGGCTGCTCGAATCGATTTCCCTGCGCACGGCACATGTCGCTGTCATCGGACTTGGCTATGTCGGTCTTCCGCTGGCAATTGCGGTCGCGCGCTCCGGTTTTTCGGTGACGGGCTTCGACATCGATCCCGCGAAGATCATCGCGCTCGAGGGCGGTCGCTCCTATATCGAAGCGGTTTCAGAGGATGCCCTCGGCCGGGAAGTTGTCGCCGGTCGGTTCCGCTCGACCATAGATTTTGCGGAACTCGGTCTTTGCGACGTAATCGTCATCTGCGTGCCGACGCCGCTGACCAAGCATCGCGATCCGGACCTCTCCTTCGTGGAAAAGACGTCGCGTTCGATCGCATCGGTCTTGCGGCCGGGCCAGCTTGTCGCTCTGGAATCGACGACCTATCCCGGCACCACCGACGGTGTCGTGCGCTCGATTCTGGAAGAAACGGGTCTGAAGTCGGGAGTAGACTTCTTCCTCGGCTTTTCACCGGAGCGCGAAGATCCAGGTAACCGGGCGTTTGAGACGGCGAATATCCCGAAGGTGGTCGCGGGCGACGGTCCGCTGGCAGCAGCGCTGATGGAACGGTTCTATGCCGCCGTGGTCAAGACCGTCGTGCCGGTTTCTTCCAATGCCACCGCCGAAGCGGTGAAGCTCACCGAGAATATTTTCCGCGCCGTCAACATTGCGCTCGTGAACGAACTCAAGGTCGTCTACGAGGCGATGGGCATCGATGTCTGGGAAGTCATCGAGGCGGCCAAGACGAAGCCTTTCGGCTATATGCCTTTTTACCCGGGCCCCGGGCTCGGCGGGCACTGCATCCCCATCGACCCCTTCTATCTCACGTGGAAATCCCGTGAGTACGAACTGCCGACGCGCTTCATCGAACTCGCCGGTGAGATCAACTCTGCCATGCCTCGCCACGTCGTCGGACGGCTGGCCGAAGCGCTCGACCGGAAGCAGGGCAAGGCGCTCAGCCGTTCCAAAATCCTGATCATCGGCCTCGCCTACAAGAAGAACGTGCCGGACATCCGCGAAAGTCCCTCGCTGCGGCTGATCGAACTCATCGAGGAGCGCGGCGGCAACGCTGCCTTCTACGACCCGCATGTGGAGGAAATTCCCTCGACTCGGGAACATATCGCCTTGAAGGGGCGCCACTCGGTTGCCTTCGACGAGGAAACCATCCGTGGCTTTGACGCCGTGCTCGTCGCGACGGATCATGACGCCATCGACTATTCGGCACTTGCAAACTGGGCGCCGCTGATCGTCGATACACGCAATGTGTTCGCTCGCCGTGGCCTTACGGCGGAGCATATCGTCAAGGCTTGA
- a CDS encoding DUF3095 domain-containing protein — protein sequence MTQAADMQFYEELPLFEAFEGVANEANYRALPEGWLLAVADIVNSTGAIAQGRYKSVNMAGASVISALMNGLGERDLPFVFGGDGALAAVPAALAAKARSTLAAAKTWVAEELGLELRVALVPVSDVRARGLDMRVARFKASEEVSYAMLSGGGASWAEAEMKAGRYQIEAAPPGTRPDLTGLSCRWNPIVARHGTIVSIIAVPGERGNGPEFQALIGDIVTLAEGEQRGGHPVPENGPEPRLSMQGVTAESRALAPRGRRFLTWSWIALQSLVLFLFFRLGLNLGKFDVNRYKHDLAANSDFRKFDDGLKMTIDVSVERLRRIEERLKRAADAGICRYGLHQQESALMTCIVPSPMSRDHMHFIDGAAGGYAMAATNLKATLPGRVTEEVQGVPAAPAVKP from the coding sequence ATGACGCAGGCAGCCGACATGCAGTTCTACGAAGAGCTTCCTCTCTTCGAGGCATTCGAGGGCGTCGCCAATGAGGCGAACTACCGAGCCCTGCCCGAAGGCTGGCTGCTTGCCGTCGCCGACATCGTCAATTCGACGGGAGCGATCGCGCAGGGGCGATACAAGAGTGTCAACATGGCCGGCGCTAGCGTCATCTCGGCGCTGATGAACGGTCTTGGCGAGCGGGACCTGCCATTCGTCTTCGGCGGCGACGGCGCGCTCGCCGCCGTGCCGGCAGCGCTCGCGGCGAAGGCGCGCTCGACGCTTGCGGCCGCCAAGACCTGGGTCGCGGAAGAGCTCGGTCTCGAGCTGCGTGTCGCGCTCGTTCCGGTCTCCGACGTTCGAGCGAGGGGGCTCGACATGCGCGTCGCACGCTTCAAAGCAAGCGAGGAGGTGTCCTATGCGATGTTATCCGGGGGCGGCGCCAGTTGGGCGGAAGCGGAAATGAAGGCAGGGCGCTACCAGATCGAGGCTGCGCCACCGGGAACCCGCCCGGACCTGACTGGACTGTCCTGCCGCTGGAATCCGATCGTCGCCCGCCACGGGACGATCGTTTCGATCATTGCGGTGCCGGGCGAGCGCGGCAATGGCCCCGAGTTTCAGGCGTTGATCGGCGACATCGTCACTTTGGCCGAAGGCGAACAACGCGGTGGACATCCTGTGCCGGAAAACGGACCCGAGCCTCGCCTTTCAATGCAGGGCGTGACAGCGGAATCGCGCGCCCTGGCGCCAAGGGGGCGGCGCTTCCTGACATGGTCCTGGATCGCTTTGCAGAGTCTTGTGCTGTTTCTCTTCTTCAGGCTCGGGCTCAACCTCGGCAAATTCGATGTCAACCGCTACAAGCACGATCTCGCCGCCAATTCCGATTTCCGCAAGTTTGACGACGGATTGAAGATGACGATCGATGTGAGCGTAGAGCGGCTGCGGCGGATCGAGGAGCGGCTGAAGCGGGCCGCGGACGCAGGCATCTGCCGGTACGGTCTGCACCAGCAGGAGTCGGCCTTGATGACGTGCATTGTTCCCTCGCCGATGAGCCGCGACCACATGCACTTCATTGACGGTGCCGCGGGGGGTTACGCCATGGCGGCAACTAACCTCAAGGCCACTCTTCCAGGTCGGGTCACCGAGGAGGTCCAAGGCGTGCCCGCTGCGCCTGCGGTCAAGCCTTGA
- a CDS encoding MBL fold metallo-hydrolase, with product MQENTFRVRFWGVRGSLPVSGEQFLRYGGNTPCIEIRCGGEVLIFDAGSGLREAGLSLMSEGVSDYDVFFTHSHYDHIIGLPYFKPIYRCSTAVRFWSGHLYGKMSTKEMIDDFMRPPWFPVDSGICQASLDCVDFQPGDTLTPRKGISVRTMSLAHPGGCVGYRIDWGGRAVALIYDTEHEPGILDPALLDFITGADLMVYDCTYLETEMPVYRGYGHSTGMHGSLLAKAAGIPRLAMFHHDPSRTDLALAAMEQEVQAFFAGAFAARDGQIIDL from the coding sequence ATGCAGGAAAACACCTTTCGAGTGCGGTTCTGGGGAGTAAGGGGTAGTTTGCCGGTATCCGGCGAGCAATTCCTGCGCTATGGGGGCAATACACCCTGCATCGAAATCCGCTGCGGCGGAGAAGTCCTGATCTTCGATGCAGGCTCCGGGCTGCGCGAAGCCGGCCTGTCTCTGATGTCTGAGGGCGTCTCGGACTACGATGTTTTTTTCACCCACAGCCACTATGACCACATAATTGGCTTGCCTTATTTCAAGCCCATTTATCGCTGCAGCACCGCCGTCCGCTTCTGGTCCGGACATCTCTATGGCAAGATGTCGACCAAGGAGATGATCGACGATTTCATGCGACCGCCATGGTTTCCGGTAGATTCCGGCATCTGTCAGGCGAGCCTTGACTGCGTCGATTTCCAACCCGGCGACACTCTGACGCCGCGCAAGGGCATCTCCGTCCGGACGATGAGTCTCGCCCACCCCGGCGGGTGCGTGGGCTATCGGATCGATTGGGGCGGCCGCGCAGTTGCTCTCATATATGACACGGAACACGAGCCCGGCATTCTCGACCCCGCGCTCCTCGACTTCATCACCGGTGCGGACCTCATGGTCTACGATTGCACCTATCTCGAGACGGAGATGCCGGTATATCGCGGCTACGGACATTCGACCGGCATGCATGGATCACTGCTGGCCAAGGCCGCCGGCATTCCACGCCTGGCGATGTTCCATCACGATCCCTCCCGCACCGATTTGGCGCTGGCGGCGATGGAGCAGGAAGTTCAGGCCTTTTTTGCCGGCGCCTTTGCAGCCCGCGACGGTCAGATCATCGATCTATGA
- a CDS encoding polysaccharide deacetylase family protein, which translates to MTAALWQPLIERLDRLQATGRAADFWLRDDDAVEPTAALERLIDLTDRFSIPATLAVIPAFTDERLSHHLAGRGDINIAVHGWSHQNHASTGEKRQELGAHRTRGTVVRELRMGYARLAALYPTSFVPLLVPPWNRIDFGLIADLPEIGFRALSVFGPEASGKFALVRPDPELVIINTHVDVMDWHGTRGCRDHGEIVRDIARRLDLLSDGHETVGILTHHLVHDESVWTFLSELFEITARHPACSWRKVVDLIDR; encoded by the coding sequence ATGACTGCGGCGTTGTGGCAACCGTTGATCGAAAGGCTGGATCGTTTACAGGCCACCGGCCGGGCCGCCGATTTCTGGTTGCGCGACGACGATGCGGTCGAACCGACGGCGGCACTTGAGCGGTTGATCGATCTCACTGATCGCTTTTCGATACCGGCGACGTTGGCCGTCATACCTGCTTTCACCGATGAGCGCCTTTCGCATCACCTTGCCGGTCGCGGCGATATCAACATCGCGGTCCATGGGTGGTCGCATCAAAACCACGCTTCCACGGGAGAAAAGCGGCAAGAGCTCGGCGCCCACCGGACGCGGGGAACAGTCGTGCGGGAACTGCGTATGGGATATGCTCGCCTTGCGGCGCTTTATCCCACCTCTTTCGTGCCGCTGCTCGTCCCGCCGTGGAACCGGATCGATTTCGGCTTGATCGCAGACCTGCCGGAGATCGGGTTCAGGGCGCTTTCGGTTTTCGGCCCCGAAGCGAGCGGCAAATTCGCCTTGGTGCGGCCTGATCCCGAGTTAGTAATAATCAACACGCATGTGGACGTGATGGACTGGCACGGAACGCGCGGATGCCGCGACCACGGCGAAATTGTTCGCGACATCGCCCGCCGGCTGGATCTGCTAAGCGACGGTCACGAGACGGTCGGCATCCTGACTCATCATCTCGTCCACGACGAGAGCGTGTGGACGTTTCTGTCGGAGCTGTTTGAGATTACGGCTCGCCACCCCGCCTGTTCTTGGCGGAAGGTCGTCGATCTCATAGATCGATGA
- a CDS encoding glycosyltransferase family 4 protein, which yields MKIAFHAPMKSPDHPVPSGDRQMARVLIEALRLAGHEVSIASQLRTFSREGSHAEFWALRNEAEQEAARLLRLWQQDGAPDAWFCYHPYYKAPDLLGPVLSAEFSIPYITAESSYSYRRNEGARKLAQDQVAAGARQAAVNICFTRRDREGLEEAIPDGRYATLAPFIDVAPFQQLRKIVADECRLLAVAMMRPGDKMDSYRMLAKALALLLDLPWKLTIVGDGPARGEVQAAFAGIPAKRLDWAGEVEPRAIAGVLAAGDLYVWPGCGEAYGLSYLEAQAAGLPVIAQRTAGVPEVVKDGKTGVLTPAGDVELFAAAVRRFLGDRSLCTLFGARARRFVLEERSLSAAALRLGQIFKEFVEKAE from the coding sequence ATGAAGATCGCCTTTCATGCGCCGATGAAATCGCCCGACCACCCTGTCCCCTCCGGCGACAGGCAGATGGCGCGCGTGTTGATCGAGGCGCTTCGACTGGCCGGCCACGAAGTAAGTATCGCGTCGCAGCTGCGCACATTCTCGCGCGAAGGCTCGCACGCGGAGTTTTGGGCGCTCCGCAACGAAGCCGAGCAGGAAGCCGCACGTCTCCTTAGGCTCTGGCAACAGGACGGGGCGCCCGACGCTTGGTTTTGTTACCATCCTTATTACAAGGCGCCCGACCTCCTCGGCCCCGTTCTCTCGGCGGAATTCTCGATTCCCTACATCACTGCCGAAAGCTCCTATTCCTACCGTCGCAACGAAGGCGCCCGTAAGCTTGCGCAGGATCAAGTCGCCGCCGGTGCTAGGCAGGCGGCCGTCAATATCTGTTTCACCCGACGCGACCGCGAAGGACTGGAAGAGGCGATACCGGATGGCCGCTATGCGACGCTCGCGCCATTCATCGATGTGGCGCCGTTTCAGCAACTGCGAAAGATCGTAGCCGATGAATGCCGGCTGCTGGCCGTCGCCATGATGCGGCCGGGCGACAAGATGGACAGCTACCGGATGCTTGCAAAGGCATTGGCGCTGCTCCTCGATTTACCTTGGAAGCTGACGATCGTCGGGGATGGCCCTGCACGCGGTGAGGTACAAGCGGCATTTGCCGGGATTCCCGCGAAACGGCTGGATTGGGCCGGCGAGGTGGAGCCCAGGGCGATCGCCGGAGTTCTTGCCGCCGGCGACCTCTATGTCTGGCCGGGGTGCGGCGAGGCGTATGGCCTTTCCTATCTCGAAGCGCAGGCCGCGGGTCTTCCGGTTATTGCGCAACGCACGGCCGGCGTGCCGGAGGTCGTGAAAGACGGGAAAACGGGAGTGCTTACGCCCGCAGGAGACGTCGAACTCTTCGCCGCGGCGGTCCGGCGATTTCTTGGCGACAGGAGCCTCTGCACGCTCTTTGGAGCGCGCGCGCGCCGCTTCGTACTGGAAGAGCGCTCGCTTTCCGCCGCCGCTCTGCGGCTTGGGCAAATTTTCAAGGAGTTCGTGGAGAAGGCGGAATGA
- a CDS encoding alginate O-acetyltransferase AlgX-related protein produces the protein MITKRLGSFLCAIVALYLLLSPAYALYYFEQFASDIPRVIRYSIIPGALSVIFLIVGFYTKPQIALVTGLSGVSALAGFFLFETVLTAQSIPVRLAMLGQLSNEQQEKLGRSDNTIRGFTLGGLNDAAGTGELSKALLSGFPGTRVVLCSSQDGAISYEADRYGFNNPDDIYQDPLELMVVGDSFVEGFCLPPGKDLTSRLRQEGLRAASFGLRGNGPLLELATIGRFGKIIRPRHVVFAFFEGNDWENLEKELGRPWLRAALEAEADYGSQEAAADTIRQAELTVKERSKKRITTYDLFAKTELLRNFVALQQTFTRLGLIYPKGVGAIPEFRTVLRQAKTIVAQWGGKVTMVYVPRNDRFLGVLSADHAFDALRNIVLDSAAKEGVDVVDLSEAFSRYPEPKRLYAPDNHFSQEGAAFAASIVARHLTMIEQSKAN, from the coding sequence ATGATTACGAAAAGATTGGGAAGCTTTCTCTGCGCGATTGTGGCGCTGTACCTGCTGCTTAGCCCTGCTTACGCGTTATATTATTTTGAGCAATTTGCATCCGACATTCCACGCGTTATCCGCTACAGTATTATACCCGGGGCGCTTAGTGTAATATTCTTGATCGTCGGATTTTATACAAAGCCTCAAATCGCCCTGGTCACCGGCCTATCCGGGGTGAGTGCCCTGGCCGGCTTTTTTCTCTTTGAGACCGTTCTCACCGCGCAATCTATTCCTGTTCGCTTGGCCATGTTGGGCCAGTTGAGCAATGAACAGCAAGAGAAGCTCGGCCGAAGCGACAACACCATTCGAGGATTCACTCTCGGCGGTCTGAATGACGCCGCCGGCACGGGTGAACTATCGAAGGCATTGTTATCCGGCTTTCCAGGGACACGGGTCGTTCTATGCTCGTCTCAGGATGGAGCGATCAGCTACGAGGCAGACCGGTACGGCTTTAACAATCCGGACGATATCTACCAGGACCCTTTGGAATTGATGGTCGTCGGTGATTCATTCGTGGAAGGGTTTTGTCTGCCTCCAGGCAAGGATCTAACGTCACGTCTGCGACAAGAAGGCTTGCGCGCCGCTAGTTTCGGCCTAAGGGGCAATGGACCCCTGCTTGAGCTTGCCACCATCGGGCGCTTTGGCAAGATTATTCGCCCACGGCACGTGGTCTTTGCTTTCTTTGAAGGCAACGACTGGGAAAATCTTGAAAAGGAATTGGGCCGTCCGTGGCTGCGCGCTGCACTCGAAGCAGAGGCGGATTACGGATCGCAGGAGGCCGCAGCAGATACAATACGTCAGGCAGAGCTTACCGTCAAAGAACGAAGCAAGAAAAGGATCACGACTTACGATCTGTTCGCGAAAACGGAGTTGCTCCGAAACTTCGTGGCCCTACAGCAAACCTTTACGCGGCTGGGTCTGATTTATCCCAAAGGCGTTGGTGCAATACCCGAGTTTAGAACAGTGCTGCGTCAAGCGAAGACCATCGTGGCGCAGTGGGGCGGTAAAGTCACTATGGTATACGTGCCGAGGAATGATCGTTTTTTGGGAGTCTTGTCGGCGGATCATGCTTTTGACGCGCTCCGAAACATCGTGCTCGATTCAGCGGCAAAGGAGGGAGTTGATGTCGTCGACCTTAGTGAGGCGTTTTCGAGGTATCCGGAGCCGAAACGCCTGTACGCGCCAGACAACCATTTCAGTCAGGAGGGAGCGGCATTTGCCGCGAGTATAGTCGCACGACACCTTACGATGATTGAGCAAAGCAAAGCCAATTAA
- a CDS encoding response regulator: MNLRIIILDDHFIVLDGVCRLIETVPGWQVVAGCTHAREAAKVLRSEPVDVAVVDLRMPEIDGLEFIRRIRPVKPDLAIILLTADISDQDLAEAARLRVNGIVLKEQAPKELLDCIRAVASGDTYCEDQILRTAMERVRAHNAEQDEILDILTQRELEVSRLAAMGLRSREIGAKLSITPGTVKLHLHSVYNKLGISSRVELANFSHRMNLVGS, from the coding sequence ATGAACTTGCGCATCATCATCCTAGACGATCATTTCATCGTGCTCGACGGCGTGTGTCGTTTGATTGAGACCGTGCCCGGTTGGCAAGTTGTTGCCGGTTGCACGCATGCCAGAGAAGCGGCCAAAGTGCTGCGGAGCGAGCCTGTCGACGTAGCTGTCGTTGACCTGCGGATGCCGGAGATTGACGGCCTCGAATTCATCAGGCGCATCCGGCCGGTGAAACCGGATCTCGCCATCATCCTGCTCACCGCCGATATCAGCGACCAGGATCTTGCTGAAGCAGCGCGGCTTCGCGTCAATGGCATCGTTCTGAAGGAGCAGGCGCCAAAGGAACTTCTCGACTGCATTCGCGCTGTTGCCTCGGGAGACACCTATTGCGAGGATCAAATCCTGCGAACCGCAATGGAACGTGTGCGGGCGCATAATGCTGAGCAGGATGAGATCCTTGACATATTGACACAGCGCGAACTTGAAGTCTCACGTTTGGCAGCGATGGGGTTGCGCAGTCGAGAGATAGGTGCAAAGCTAAGCATCACTCCGGGAACGGTGAAACTTCATCTTCATAGTGTTTACAACAAACTCGGTATTTCGTCACGGGTGGAGCTTGCAAACTTCTCACACCGGATGAATCTTGTTGGCAGTTAA
- a CDS encoding sensor histidine kinase, whose protein sequence is MWDDWIKKSAVLQPIQGSFRHYGWAYTKLPLNRLMAKRTGQELDLAAGRKVWMNTFRARADKVIAAGRILLAIGSLCIAWLDSTHRPTPPETIYFLLIAYFAYALMAAIFVWQTEISRVRGTLIRHVVDVIVFTVLMFMTQGTSSPFFMLMPFTLLSATLHWRWRGAFWTSLICVAVLLYLGAFDTTALLDPDDGTTANVSRVLFICVAAILLIWLGVHQEAVRAEMLRLVQRTPALPEGRDWPAGVALDYAVHVMGARRAILVWSDADEPWTYLATWENGVCDVAHMAPDLYSPPVAEGLLSKSLLISDAQRARLLVHKGEGRFEQWRGEEAPLCEALVTEFAVTSAVSVPFRVGDLEARLFLLEPPTLALEDVAIAEIIADRIKVLFEQAVLVRKLSDAAAGEERVKIGRDLHDGVLQSLAGTALQLQTLRSLGVDGDEALGRRLTAIQNMLTDEQRELRAFIRALEPGHKHGGVRVPELAGQFEALAARLQQQWAVDICFTVGPADLRLPATMAYQLSRMTSEATANAVRHGAATKLDIDLRLSAGRLLLTVADNGIGFGFERRVEHEELQRNALGPRSLQQRAMACGGKLSIERVAEWTRIVVMLPMHP, encoded by the coding sequence ATGTGGGACGATTGGATAAAGAAAAGCGCGGTGCTGCAGCCAATCCAGGGTTCGTTCCGCCATTACGGGTGGGCTTACACCAAGCTCCCGCTCAATCGTTTGATGGCGAAACGCACCGGCCAGGAGCTCGATCTCGCCGCAGGCCGAAAAGTTTGGATGAATACCTTCCGCGCGCGCGCCGACAAGGTCATTGCCGCCGGCCGCATACTGCTGGCGATCGGCAGCCTTTGTATCGCTTGGCTTGATTCAACGCATCGGCCGACCCCGCCTGAGACAATCTACTTCCTGTTGATCGCCTATTTTGCCTATGCGCTCATGGCTGCGATCTTCGTTTGGCAGACCGAGATCTCTCGCGTGCGTGGTACTCTCATCCGGCATGTCGTCGACGTTATTGTCTTCACTGTGTTGATGTTCATGACTCAGGGTACCTCCAGTCCATTTTTCATGCTTATGCCCTTCACACTGCTATCGGCAACTCTGCATTGGCGTTGGAGAGGAGCATTCTGGACGTCTCTCATCTGCGTGGCGGTATTGTTGTACCTTGGCGCCTTCGACACGACGGCCTTGCTCGATCCCGACGATGGCACCACGGCAAACGTCTCGCGTGTACTCTTCATCTGCGTCGCGGCGATACTCCTGATCTGGCTCGGTGTTCACCAGGAAGCGGTGCGCGCGGAGATGCTGAGATTGGTCCAAAGGACACCGGCTTTGCCCGAAGGGCGCGATTGGCCCGCCGGTGTCGCCCTCGATTATGCGGTGCATGTCATGGGTGCACGGCGCGCCATTCTAGTTTGGAGTGATGCCGACGAACCGTGGACCTATCTCGCGACTTGGGAAAACGGAGTTTGCGACGTGGCGCACATGGCGCCTGATTTGTATTCGCCGCCTGTCGCCGAAGGATTGCTGAGCAAGAGTCTTTTGATCTCCGATGCTCAACGCGCACGGCTGCTGGTCCATAAAGGCGAAGGTCGCTTCGAACAATGGAGAGGAGAAGAAGCACCGCTTTGTGAAGCATTGGTCACCGAATTCGCGGTGACATCAGCTGTGTCAGTGCCGTTCCGGGTTGGAGATCTGGAGGCACGCCTGTTTCTTCTGGAGCCGCCGACGCTTGCGTTGGAAGACGTGGCTATCGCCGAAATCATCGCCGACAGAATAAAGGTTCTATTCGAGCAAGCAGTCTTGGTGCGCAAGCTTAGCGATGCAGCTGCAGGCGAAGAGCGGGTGAAGATCGGCCGCGACCTTCACGACGGCGTGCTCCAATCGCTTGCTGGAACGGCCCTGCAGCTCCAGACGCTGCGCTCGCTCGGCGTTGACGGTGACGAAGCACTGGGTCGCCGGCTGACTGCGATCCAAAACATGCTGACTGACGAGCAGCGGGAACTCCGCGCTTTCATCCGGGCGCTTGAGCCGGGGCACAAACATGGCGGCGTTCGTGTCCCTGAGTTAGCGGGCCAGTTCGAAGCTTTGGCTGCGCGGCTGCAGCAACAATGGGCCGTGGATATTTGCTTTACTGTGGGCCCTGCTGATCTTCGTCTGCCTGCAACGATGGCTTATCAACTCAGCCGAATGACGTCGGAGGCGACTGCCAATGCCGTTCGCCATGGCGCTGCTACCAAGCTCGATATCGATCTGCGGTTGAGTGCGGGGAGGTTGCTGCTCACGGTAGCCGACAATGGAATTGGTTTCGGCTTTGAGCGACGTGTCGAGCATGAGGAATTACAGCGTAATGCACTTGGTCCGCGCAGCCTGCAGCAAAGAGCCATGGCGTGCGGCGGAAAGCTGTCAATCGAGAGGGTGGCCGAATGGACGCGAATAGTGGTCATGCTGCCGATGCACCCATGA
- a CDS encoding SxtJ family membrane protein — MSISHDTTFPEPVKGPSNRNFGYTVGGILLAIAGAKWWMGPTTLVTIALAAIGIALVAMALIAPALLTVPNQLWTRLGTLLSKIANPLVMLFVYVTTFLPIGFILRLRGHDPLAPALDRAASTYWKTRAPNEPNPSTMTNQY; from the coding sequence ATGAGCATTTCACACGACACGACTTTTCCCGAACCAGTAAAAGGCCCCTCCAATCGCAACTTCGGCTATACGGTCGGGGGAATTTTGCTCGCAATTGCCGGCGCCAAATGGTGGATGGGTCCGACCACGTTAGTGACCATTGCGCTCGCGGCGATCGGAATTGCCTTGGTCGCCATGGCGTTGATCGCTCCCGCGTTGCTGACGGTTCCGAACCAACTTTGGACGAGGCTCGGCACACTTCTGTCCAAGATCGCAAATCCGCTCGTCATGCTCTTTGTGTACGTCACGACGTTTCTGCCGATAGGATTCATTCTACGGTTGCGTGGTCACGATCCCCTCGCGCCTGCCCTCGATAGGGCGGCCAGCACATACTGGAAGACCCGCGCACCTAATGAGCCGAACCCGTCAACAATGACGAACCAGTACTGA
- a CDS encoding DUF5989 family protein has translation MELVRELFGYMSNRKKFWLLPIMIMLTVFGTLIVLTQGTAIAPFVYTLF, from the coding sequence ATGGAACTGGTACGCGAACTCTTTGGATATATGAGCAACCGAAAGAAGTTCTGGTTGCTGCCAATCATGATCATGCTCACAGTCTTTGGGACGCTAATCGTCCTGACCCAGGGCACCGCTATTGCGCCTTTTGTTTACACGCTGTTTTGA